A segment of the Siphonobacter curvatus genome:
TTTCGTACGGGTTGTAGCGAAACAATAGGCCTTCCGGACGAATGCTGAAATTATCGTTCAGGGCAAAAGCATTGTTTTCAAAAAAGTATTTTTCACCGTACGGATCACCTGCTTTCAGGCCTTCCTGCGTACGGAATAATTTCTCCGCCGTGGCCGCTAAGGTCTTCTCATAACCGGGCTTAAATAGTTCGTTCAATGTCAGTTGATGTCCTTTAGGTGTCAGGTTTACGTAAACCAGATTTGTGTTGGGATGAGCACCGCCCGAGTAGTTGTAGGTAAGCGTAGCCGCAGCGATACACTGGGGCGTTTGGTGGAGAACCTGCGTCCGGATGTCCGTTTCCCAGGCACTGCCCATGACGGGCTCATTGGGGAAGCGTTTCCGCTGATCGGCAATGAACGTATCGAAATCTTTGACGAAATCCTGAACGACCTGCGTAGGGGAAGCCTTCGCCTGAGCGGCCGTAGCATCGGGATTGTCGAGGTAGCCCGAGGCCGCTACCGAGTGTCGGAGAAGCGAATCCGTCAGGACCTGATTGCCTTCAAAAACCGGGTAGGTGAACTGAGCACGAGCACAGAGCGAGTCGGGGCGTACACAAAGCTGACTGCGAACGGAATCGCCCTTAATGGTGTACGCAAGGGTATCAGCTCCAGCGACCGATTGTTGCTCCGGTTTTTTCGATTCACAGGCCGCTAACAGCAGCAACAGGGGGAAGAAAAGGGAAACTTGTTTCATTACTAGAAAAGGGGATTGGGAATACAAGACTACCGAATTCAAAAAAAGGATGCAAGCAATAAAGAATCGGGATTGATTTTTAAGTAGTCCCCCTCTCTGGTTTCGGGAGAAGGGGACTGGGTGCTTAGGCTTTTTCCGCCCAGATCTGAGCGAGGTTAACGATGACTTCCACGGCTTTCTCCATATCCTGCCGGGATACCCATTCGTGGCGGGAGTGGAACGCGTGTTCGCCCGCGAAAAGGTTGGGGCAGGGCAGTCCCATAAAGGAAAGCCGCGAGCCGTCCGTACCCCCTCGGATGCTCATTTGGCGGGCCGCAATACCGCTGCGTTCAATGGCTTCTACCGCGTATTGAGCTACCTGCGGGTATTGATCGAGTACCTCTTTCATATTGCGGTACTGTTCAATCACCTTGAAATCTGCCGCTGAATTCGGGTACTGAGCCAGTACTTCCTCGGTCAGTTGTTTCAGAAAGGCTTCCTTTTCGTGTAGACCCGCTTCGGCGAAGTCCCGGATGATGAGTTCTACTTCGGCTTCCTCCACGGTACCGTGCAGATAAGTTGGGTGTACGAAACCCTCTTTGTCTTCGGTCGTTTCCGGAGAGAGGTGATCCTTGGGTAAGCGGGCTACCAGCTCCGAAGCGATTTTAATGGCACTTTCCATACGTCCTTTGGCAAAGCCGGGGTGCTGACTTACACCCTGAATGCGAATATGCACGGCGTCGGCCGAGAAGGTTTCGTCTTCCAGCGAGCCCAGTGTTTCGCCGTCGATGGTATAGCCGAAATCCGCACCCAGTTTTTCCAGGTCCACCTTGGCCGTACCCCGACCGATTTCTTCGTCGGGCGTAAAAAGGATTTTTATCGTTCCGTGTTCGAGTTCGGGATGGGAAATCAGGTAATGCACCGCATCCATGATTTCAGCCACACCGGCCTTATTGTCCGCTCCGAGCAGCGTGGTTCCGGAAGCCGTGATGAGGTCGTTTCCGATCTGGTCTTTCAGGTCGGGATGATCGCTCATGCGGATGATCTGGGCAGGATCGTCGGGTAGAACCAGATCTGAGCCGTCGTAGCGGGTATGAACGATGGGCTTCACGTTGGCCCCCGAACAATCGGGTGAGGTATCCACGTGCGAGCAAAAGCAAATCACGGGGACGCCCGTTTTGGCGGTGGTGGCGGGCAGCGTCGCGTACACATAGCCATAATCGTCGAGTTCGACCTCCGTAACACCCATCTGCTGCAATTCCTGCACCAGTACGCGACTCAAGTCTTTTTGCTTTTCGGTCGAAGGGTAGGTCTCGGAATGCGGATCAGACTGGGTGTCGATCTGTACGTAACGCAAAAAACGTTCGGTTACGGTAAAAGAATAAGGACTTAAAGGCATTGATAGTCAAACGAATAAAGGTTTTGTACAAAACAATATAGCAAATTAGCAAGTTTTTTTGGGGAATGAAGGCGGCTTTTTTCCCGCATTCAAATTTATTTTTGTGCCGGGTGAAGGGTTTTTGTGTATTTTCGCTGTCATCAAAACGTTGCCTCTCCTCATACTGGCCGTTGCCAAACAAATTTTTGCTTTATGTCTGATTTTGCAGAACTCTCCGTAGAAGGTAAGAAGGTTCAACTTCCCATTGTCGTTGGAACTGAGGCTGAAAAAGCCGTAGATATTAGTAAACTCCGCGATGAAACGGGTTTCGTCACGCTGGATTCCGGGTACAAAAATACCGGAGCAACCAAAAGTGCGATTACTTTTCTGGACGGTGAAAAAGGTATTCTGAATTACCGTGGATACAGTATTGAAGATTTAGCGGCTAAAGCGACTTTTCTCGAGGTCGCTTATTTGCTTATTTACGGGGAGTTACCCACCCAGGAGCAATACGCTGAGTTTGAAGACTCCATCCGTCGCCACACGATTGTAAACGAAGGCGTACGGGCCATTTTCGATAATTTCCCCGTAAACGCTCACCCGATGGCTACGTTGTCATCGCTGGTAAGTGCCCTGAGTGCGTTCTATCCGGATTCGTACGACGAAAAAGGAAAAGACGATCGTCACATCATTCGTTTGCTGGCTAAGTTGCCGACCATCGCTTCCTGGAGCTATAAGAAAGCTCAGGGACACCCAGTGAACTACCCCAAAAACGATCTCGACTACTGCTCGAACTTCCTGAACATGATGTTCTCGCTACCCGTTGAGAAATACGAGGTAGATCCCGTAGTTGCTTCTGCTCTGAACACGCTGCTGATTCTGCACGCGGATCACGAACAAAACTGCTCGACATCTACGGTACGTCTGGTAGGTTCTTCGCAGGCTAACCTGTACTCATCGATCTCTGCTGGCATCAGTGCCCTGTGGGGACCCCTGCACGGTGGTGCGAACCAGGAAGTGATCGAAATGCTGGAAGCCATCAAGGCCGACGGTGGCGATGTAAGCAAATATATCGACATGGCGAAGAATGCCAAGACGACGGGCTTCCGTCTGTTTGGTTTCGGCCACCGGGTATACAAAAACTTCGACCCCCGGGCTAAGATTATCAAGAAAGCAGCCGACGACGTGCTGACGAAACTGGGCGTTAATGATCCCGTACTGGAAATCGCCAAAGGACTCGAAGAGGCCGCTCTGAACGACGAATACTTCGTAGCTCGCAAGCTGTACCCGAACGTCGATTTCTACTCCGGAATCATCTACCGGGCCCTCGGTATTCCGACGAATATGTTTACGGTGATGTTCGCCATTGGCCGTCTGCCGGGCTGGATTGCTCAGTGGAAAGAAATGCGGGCGATGAAAGAACCCATCGGTCGTCCCCGTCAGATTTACACGGGAGCTACCCTGCGTGATTTCGTTCCCATGGAACAACGCTAATCATACGATTTTCAAAATGTGGGCACGTCCCACATTTTTTATGCTTTTTACTTTTTCATGGCTTTTATGGGAAAGGCTTTCTCGGTTCGGGAAAGCCTTCTTTGATTTCCGGGGTCAAAGTCGGGTAGCCTGCCTGACTACGCACAGCCAAATTTTTGAAAAGTCATTCCGCTGAAATTCCAAAGGTTGTTTTGGCCCGTGTCGGTACAGTGTTTTACGGGCCAATTGTATTCTTAAAACCACCAAATGCACTTTTTTAAGGCATTGAACGGGGGGAGAAAGAATGCAAAAATTTCAAACCGCCCAGCGGACAAATCTAGTACCTTAGCGGTTTAAGGCGTCTGTATAAATCAATCGAAAGACGCTCATTCAACAACAAACGTAGTAATGGAAGAGAAAAAAAATCTTCGCCGTCAGGACGCTCTGGATTACCACTCTAAGGGTCGTCCGGGAAAAATTGAAGTAGTTACGACGAAAGAAACGGCCACGCAACGCGACCTTTCCCTGGCGTATTCGCCGGGAGTAGCCGAGCCCTGTCTGGCCATTGCCGAAAATCCGGAAGATGTTTATAAATACACCGCCAAGGGTAACCTGGTAGCGGTGATTTCCAACGGTACGGCCGTGCTGGGTCTGGGCGATATTGGTCCGGAAGCCGGCAAACCCGTGATGGAAGGAAAAGGTCTGCTATTCAAAATCTACGCGGACATTGACGTTTTCGACATTGAACTCAATACCAAAGACGTCGATGAGTTTGTTCGGACGGTAAAAATTCTCGAACCTACCTTCGGAGGCGTGAACCTGGAGGACATCAAGGCTCCGGAATGTTTTGAAATCGAAGATCGGTTGCGGAAGGAGTTGAAAATTCCGGTAATGCACGACGATCAGCACGGTACGGCCATCATCTCTGGTGCGGCCCTGCTGAATGCTTTAGAAATCGTTGGGAAGAACATTCAGGACGCCAAATTTATTGTGAGTGGAGCCGGAGCCGCGGCCATTTCCTGTACGCAGATGTACGTGCAACTGGGAGCCCGCAAAGAGAACATCACCATGTTCGATAAGGACGGTGTCATTTGTCTGGAACGTACCAACCTGTTTGGCAAGCAAAAGGATTTTGCCGTTCCCACGCACATCACGATGGCTGAGGCCATTAAAGGTGCCGACGTATTCATCGGACTGAGTGCGGCAAACGTGCTTTCGCAGGACATGATACGCAGCATGGCGGACAATCCGATCGTATTCGCGATGGCGAACCCGACACCGGAAATCAGCTATGAAGACGCTACCGCCGCTCGTCCGGATATTATCATGGCCACCGGACGCAGTGACTACCCCAACCAGGTAAATAACGTACTGGGTTTCCCGTTCATTTTCCGGGGTGCCCTCGACGTACGGGCTACGGGTATCAACGAAGCCATGAAAATGGCCGCTACGTACGCTCTGGCTGAACTGGCGAAAGAACCCGTCCCAGATATTGTCAATATCGCTTACAACGAAAAGAATCTAACCTTTGGCCGGACGTATATCATTCCGAAGCCCATGGACCCTCGTTTGCTGACGACCGTAGCTCCGGCCGTGGCGAAAGCCGCGATGGAATCAGGACTGGCGACGCAACCCATTGAGGACTGGGAAGCCTACGAGCAGGTATTGGCCAAACGCCTGGGTCAGGATAACCAGTTGACGCGGGCCATTGTCAACAAAGCCAAGAAGGATCCTAAGAAAGTCGTATTTGCCGATGCCGAAAGTCAGACGGTACTCAAAGCCGTACAGCAGGTATACGACGATGGCATTTGCGAACCGATTCTGTTAGGAAACCGGGCTCGGATCGAAAAGATGATCAAAGAAGACCGACTGGAGCTGGAAGGTGTACAGATCATCGATCCGAAAGCCGACGACGTGCAACCGCTGGCTCGTGAATTTGCGAATGCCTACTACGAAAAACGGAAACGCCGGGGCGTAAGTCCCGCCGATGCCGAACAGATCATGCTGCGTCGGACGTATTTCGGAGCCATGATGGTAGAAACGGGTAAGGCTGATTGTTTGATTTCGGGTCTGACGCGGAACTATCCGGATACTGTTCGCCCGGCCCTTCAGGTGATTGGACGGCAGGAAGGCATTAAAAAGGTATCAGGTATGTACATCCTGCTTACTAAAAAGGGCCCCCTGTTCCTTTCCGATACCACGGTAAACTTTAATCCTTCGGTAACTGAACTGGTAGAGATTGCTGAACTAACGGCTATTTCCGTGGAAAGTCTGGGTATTAAGCCCCGCATCGCGTTATTGACGTACTCCAACTACGGTACCGCCGATGGGGAAGACGCCGAGAAAATGCGACAGGCGACGGCCATTCTACGCGGTAAACATCCTGACTGGGTGGTAGAAGGGGAAATGCAGGCTCACCTGGCCTTTAATACAGAATTGGTGAAGCAACAGTATCCCTTCTCTGATTTAGCCGAAGAAGGAGCAAACGTGCTTATTTTCCCGAACCTTTCGGCGGCGAACATTGCTTATAACTTATTGAAAGAGGTCGGCGAACTCGAATACATCGGTCCCGTACTCTTGGGTCTGAAGAAACCCGTACACGTCCTCCAGTTAGGAAGTACGGTTCGCGAGATCGTTAACATGGTGGCGATTGCCGTGGCTCAGGCTCAATAATTTTGATTGTATTTAGGAACGGGGTGATGATCCAACCATCACCCCGTTCTTTTCCAACCAACCAATCCGTATGAAAGACCTCTTTTCCAAACAATCGGAT
Coding sequences within it:
- the pepT gene encoding peptidase T — encoded protein: MPLSPYSFTVTERFLRYVQIDTQSDPHSETYPSTEKQKDLSRVLVQELQQMGVTEVELDDYGYVYATLPATTAKTGVPVICFCSHVDTSPDCSGANVKPIVHTRYDGSDLVLPDDPAQIIRMSDHPDLKDQIGNDLITASGTTLLGADNKAGVAEIMDAVHYLISHPELEHGTIKILFTPDEEIGRGTAKVDLEKLGADFGYTIDGETLGSLEDETFSADAVHIRIQGVSQHPGFAKGRMESAIKIASELVARLPKDHLSPETTEDKEGFVHPTYLHGTVEEAEVELIIRDFAEAGLHEKEAFLKQLTEEVLAQYPNSAADFKVIEQYRNMKEVLDQYPQVAQYAVEAIERSGIAARQMSIRGGTDGSRLSFMGLPCPNLFAGEHAFHSRHEWVSRQDMEKAVEVIVNLAQIWAEKA
- a CDS encoding NADP-dependent malic enzyme; translated protein: MEEKKNLRRQDALDYHSKGRPGKIEVVTTKETATQRDLSLAYSPGVAEPCLAIAENPEDVYKYTAKGNLVAVISNGTAVLGLGDIGPEAGKPVMEGKGLLFKIYADIDVFDIELNTKDVDEFVRTVKILEPTFGGVNLEDIKAPECFEIEDRLRKELKIPVMHDDQHGTAIISGAALLNALEIVGKNIQDAKFIVSGAGAAAISCTQMYVQLGARKENITMFDKDGVICLERTNLFGKQKDFAVPTHITMAEAIKGADVFIGLSAANVLSQDMIRSMADNPIVFAMANPTPEISYEDATAARPDIIMATGRSDYPNQVNNVLGFPFIFRGALDVRATGINEAMKMAATYALAELAKEPVPDIVNIAYNEKNLTFGRTYIIPKPMDPRLLTTVAPAVAKAAMESGLATQPIEDWEAYEQVLAKRLGQDNQLTRAIVNKAKKDPKKVVFADAESQTVLKAVQQVYDDGICEPILLGNRARIEKMIKEDRLELEGVQIIDPKADDVQPLAREFANAYYEKRKRRGVSPADAEQIMLRRTYFGAMMVETGKADCLISGLTRNYPDTVRPALQVIGRQEGIKKVSGMYILLTKKGPLFLSDTTVNFNPSVTELVEIAELTAISVESLGIKPRIALLTYSNYGTADGEDAEKMRQATAILRGKHPDWVVEGEMQAHLAFNTELVKQQYPFSDLAEEGANVLIFPNLSAANIAYNLLKEVGELEYIGPVLLGLKKPVHVLQLGSTVREIVNMVAIAVAQAQ
- a CDS encoding DUF3298 and DUF4163 domain-containing protein yields the protein MKQVSLFFPLLLLLAACESKKPEQQSVAGADTLAYTIKGDSVRSQLCVRPDSLCARAQFTYPVFEGNQVLTDSLLRHSVAASGYLDNPDATAAQAKASPTQVVQDFVKDFDTFIADQRKRFPNEPVMGSAWETDIRTQVLHQTPQCIAAATLTYNYSGGAHPNTNLVYVNLTPKGHQLTLNELFKPGYEKTLAATAEKLFRTQEGLKAGDPYGEKYFFENNAFALNDNFSIRPEGLLFRYNPYEIKAYAEGPTELLIPYAELTSIINTDGVLKSFVK
- a CDS encoding citrate synthase → MSDFAELSVEGKKVQLPIVVGTEAEKAVDISKLRDETGFVTLDSGYKNTGATKSAITFLDGEKGILNYRGYSIEDLAAKATFLEVAYLLIYGELPTQEQYAEFEDSIRRHTIVNEGVRAIFDNFPVNAHPMATLSSLVSALSAFYPDSYDEKGKDDRHIIRLLAKLPTIASWSYKKAQGHPVNYPKNDLDYCSNFLNMMFSLPVEKYEVDPVVASALNTLLILHADHEQNCSTSTVRLVGSSQANLYSSISAGISALWGPLHGGANQEVIEMLEAIKADGGDVSKYIDMAKNAKTTGFRLFGFGHRVYKNFDPRAKIIKKAADDVLTKLGVNDPVLEIAKGLEEAALNDEYFVARKLYPNVDFYSGIIYRALGIPTNMFTVMFAIGRLPGWIAQWKEMRAMKEPIGRPRQIYTGATLRDFVPMEQR